In one Diprion similis isolate iyDipSimi1 chromosome 6, iyDipSimi1.1, whole genome shotgun sequence genomic region, the following are encoded:
- the LOC124407412 gene encoding uncharacterized protein LOC124407412, with translation MLHTIVTIVYDRGTAFTSQEFQNFLLENNVKHVKIATGSPKANGQVERVNRVLYPMLAKLSDDASGKYWYKVLTDVEFALNNTVQKTTGETPSLLLFGVDQRGNVVDVLGECLQHEQSKDDRNPKELRDKAKDKINKSQEYNKTYFDQKRKEPYKYKEGDYKPSITQKPYTGTWEACNIRPWQVTEGPNYNDDHYHGSSATIRSDGDASYASLMRDARRGEQSRET, from the exons atgttacatACAATTGTTACTATCGTTTATGATCGCGGTACTGCCTTCACGTCGcaggaatttcaaaatttcctcCTGGAAAATAACGTCAAACATGTAAAGATTGCGACCGGATCGCCTAAAGCAAATGGCCAGGTCGAAAGAGTAAATCGCGTATTATATCCCATGTTAGCAAAATTATCCGATGACGCCTCTGGTAAATATTGGTACAAGGTACTTACCGATGTTGAGTTCGCGCTCAATAATACTGTCCAAAAAACTACAGGTGAAACACCGAGTCTGCTGTTGTTCGGCGTTGACCAACGCGGCAATGTAGTCGATGTTTTGGGTGAATGCCTTCAGCACGAACAAAGTAAAGATGACAGGAACCCAAAAGAATTAAGAGATAAGGCCaaagataaaattaataagtCACAAGAGTACAACAAAACGTATTTCGATCAAAAACGGAAAGAACCGTATAAGTACAAAGAAGGTGATTAT AAACCATCGATTACGCAAAAACCGTACACCGGAACATGGGAAGCTTGCAATATAAGGCCTTGGCAAGTCACCGAAGGTCCAAATTAC AATGATGATCACTACCAcggaa GCAGCGCCACCATACGGAGTGACGGTGACGCCAGTTACGCATCTCTGATGAGAGACGCACGGAGAGGGGAACAGAGCAGAGAGACCTGA